A single window of Arvicola amphibius chromosome 15, mArvAmp1.2, whole genome shotgun sequence DNA harbors:
- the Slc38a8 gene encoding putative sodium-coupled neutral amino acid transporter 8: protein MEGQTRGSRGLLEKPLSATPNPTLSSLGAVFILLKSALGAGLLNFPWAFYKAGGLVPTFLVALVSLLFLISGLVILGYAASVSGEITYQGVVRELCGAAMGKLCEACFLTNLIMISVAFLRVIGDQLEKLCDSLLPDVPQPWYAAQDVTLPLISVLVIFPLSALREIAFQKYTSILGTLAACYLALVITVQYYLWPQGLVRQPRPLLSPSPWTSVFSVFPTICFGFQCHEAAVSIYCSMRNRSLSHWALVSGLSLLACCLVYSLTGVFGFLTFGTEVSADVLMSYPGNDTAIIVARILFAVSIVTVYPIVLFLGRSVMQDFWKRSYWATWGPPVLADPSGPWVRLPLTFLWVSVTLAMALFLPDLSEIISIIGGISSFFIFIFPGLCLICAVDTEPMGPRVKRCLEAWGTLSVLVGTFIFGQSTAEAMVELL from the exons ATGGAAGGACAGACCAGAGGGAGCAGAGGCCTTCTGGAGAAGCCTCTCTCTGCCACCCCCAATCCCACTCTGTCCTCACTGGGTGCCGTGTTCATCCTCCTGAAGTCCGCCCTGGGTGCCGGCCTGCTCAACTTCCCCTGGGCCTTCTATAAGGCAGGAGGCCTGGTGCCCACCTTCCTAGTGGCACTG GTCTCTTTGCTCTTCCTGATCAGCGGCCTGGTCATCCTGGGATATGCAGCCTCCGTCAGTGGCGAGATCACCTACCAGGGCGTGGTCCGTGAGCTGTGTGGGGCCGCCATGGGGAAGCTATGTGAGGCCTGCTTCCTGACCAACCTGATCATGATCTCTGTGGCCTTCCTCAGGGTGATCGGAGACCAGCTGGAGAAGT TGTGTGACTCTCTCCTGCCTGATGTCCCACAACCCTGGTATGCAGCCCAAGATGTCACTCTGCCCCTGATCTCCGTGCTGGTCATCTTTCCCCTGTCAGCACTTCGGGAAATTGCCTTCCAGAAGTATACCAG TATCCTAGGTACCCTGGCTGCTTGCTACCTGGCGCTGGTCATCACAGTCCAATACTACCTATGGCCCCAGGGCCTCGTGCGCCAGCCCCGTCCTTTGCTGAG CCCGTCCCCCTGGACCTCTGTGTTCAGCGTCTTCCCTACCATCTGCTTCGGATTCCAG TGTCACGAGGCCGCGGTCTCCATCTACTGCAGCATGCGGAACCGGAGCCTCTCCCACTGGGCCCTGGTTTCGGGGTTGTCCTTGTTGGCCTGCTGCCTTGTCTACTCGCTGACAG GTGTTTTTGGCTTCCTGACCTTTGGAACTGAAGTCTCTGCTGATGTCTTGATGTCCTACCCAGGCAATGACACAGCCATCATTGTAGCACGGATTCTCTTTGCTGTCTCCATTGTGACTGTCTACCCCATTGTGCTGTTCCTGGGGAG GTCTGTGATGCAGGACTTTTGGAAAAGGAGCTACTGGGCCACATGGGGTCCTCCAGTGCTGGCTGACCCCTCAGGGCCATGGGTTCGGCTGCCACTGACCTTCCTGTGGGTATCAGTGACCCTTGCCATGGCCTTGTTCCTGCCAGACCTCAGCGAGATCATCAGCATCATCGGTGGCATCAgctccttcttcatcttcatcttccccG GTTTGTGCCTCATCTGTGCTGTGGATACTGAGCCCATGGGACCAAGAGTCAA GCGCTGCCTGGAGGCATGGGGCACCCTCTCCGTGCTGGTGGGCACTTTCATCTTTGGCCAGAGCACAGCTGAGGCCATGGTAGAACTGCTCTGA